CTGCACGTCGCCGAACGCGCCGCCGCCGCGCTGGCCGGCGTGCGCAGCGCGATCGACACGACGCGCAGCGTCGCCGAAGAGCTGGCCGAGCGCGCGCACGCGATGCGCGACGCCTCGACCCGCGTCACCAGCAGCGTCGCGCTGGCCGCCACTGGCGTCGAGCAGAACGCGGCCGCCGCCGGGGAGATGCGCGCCACCACCGAGTCGGTCACCTCGACCATCCTGCCCGTCGCCGCGGCAGCCGAAGAGCAGTCGGCGGCCGCGCAGCAAGCGGCGCGCGCGACCAGCGAGCTCGCCACCGGCGTGCAAGAGATCGACGCCACCGCCCGCGCGCTGCGCGAGCAGGCCGAACGCCTCGACGAGCTCGTCGCGCGCTTCCAGATCGACGAGGCGGCGGCCGCGCTGGGCGGCGGCAGCGACATGCAGATGCTGGCGCCCCTCGCGGAGCGTTCGCTGCACTCCGCCGCTTAGGCTTCGACCGGGACGCGTCCGTTCTGGGCCAAATCGTCGAGCTGCGCGCGGTTCTCGCGCTCCAGCTCGGCGATCCGCGCCGGATCGGCGTGGATGCGGCCCAGCGCGCGCTCGTCGCTGAGCACGCCGCGCAGATACGTCCCCGTGTGCGACTCCGGGTTCGCGGCGACGTCTTCGGGCGTGCCGGTGGCGACGATCGTGCCGCCGCGGTCGCCGCCCTCGGGGCCGAGGTCGATCAAATAGTCGGCGGTCTTGATGACGTCGAGGTTGTGCTCGATGACCAGCACGGTGTTGCCCATCCCGACCAGTCGCTGCAGCACGTCGAGCAGCTTGTGGATGTCCGCGAAGTGCAAGCCCGTCGTCGGCTCGTCGAGGACGTAGAAGGTGCGTCCGGTCGCGCGGCGTGACAGCTCGGTGGCCAGCTTGATGCGCTGCGCCTCGCCGCCCGAGAGCTGCGTCGCCGGTTGGCCCATCTGGATGTAGCCCAAGCCGACCTCGCAGATCGTCTTGAGCTTGTTGGCGATGCGCGGCATCGTCGCGAACAGCTCGGCCGCCTCGTCGACGCGCATCGCGAGCACGTCGGCGATCGACTTGCCCTTGAACTTCACTTCCAGCGTCTGGGCGTTGTAGCGCTTGCCGTGACAGACCTCGCACGGCACGTAGACGTCGGGCAGGAAGTGCATCTCGATCTTCACGATGCCGTCGCCCTGACAGCCCTCGCAGCGGCCGCCCTTGACGTTGAACGAGAAACGCCCCGGCGTGTACCCGCGCATCTTCGCTTCGGGGACCAGCGAGTACAGCTCGCGGATCAGGTCGAACGCGCCGGTGTAGGTCGCCGGGTTCGAGCGCGGAGTGCGGCCGATCGGCGACTGGTCGATGACGACCATCTTGTCGAGCGCCTCGGCGCCCTTGACGCGGCCGTACGTTCCGCCCGCCGGCTGGTGGTGCAGGTGCTGGTCGAGCGCCTTGACGACGACCTCGTTGACCAGCGTCGACTTGCCCGAACCCGAGACGCCGGTCACGCAGGTGAAGACGCCGAGCGGAATCTCCACGTCGATCCCGCGCAGGTTGTTGGCCTTGGCGTTGACGACGGTCAGCAGGCTGCGCGGCTTGCGCCGGTGCTTGGGAATCGCGATGAACTGCCGGCCCGAGAGGTACGCGCCGGTCAGCGACCGCGGGTTGGCCTCGATCTGCGCGATGTCGCCGACGCTGAGCACGTGGCCGCCCTCAGCGCCCGCCCCGGGGCCGATGTCGACGATGACGTCGGCGGCGCGCATCGTGTCCTCGTCGTGCTCGATGACGATCAGCGTGTTGCCGATGTCGCGCAGCGTCTCGAGCGTCGCCAACAGCCGGTCGTTGTCGCGCTGATGGAGTCCGATCGAGGGTTCGTCCAGGATGTAGAGCACGCCGACCAGCGAGCTGCCGATCTGGGTGGCCAGCCGAATGCGCTGCGACTCGCCGCCCGAGAGCGTGGTGGCCGTGCGCGAGAGGTTCAGGTAGCCCAGCCCGACGTTCTGCAAGAAGCCCAGTCGCGCGCGAATCTCCTTGAGGATCTGGTGCGCGATCTTCTGTTCGCGTTCGGTGGTCGTCAGGTCGGCGAAGAACGCCGCCGCGGCCTCGACCGACATCGTCGTCGTCTCGTGGATGTTCTTGCCGGCGACGAACACGCCCAGCGCCTCGGGCTTGAGCCGCGCGCCTTGGCAGACCTTGCAGGTCGACGCGCTCATGTACTTCTCGATCTCTTCCTTCACGTAGTCGGAAGAGGTCTCGCTGTGGCGGCGCTGCAGGTTGTTGATGACGCCTTCGAACTGCGACTCGTACTCCCACTGCTTGCCCGAGCGCGACTCGTAGACGAACTTCTGCTTGCGGTCGGCGCCGTAGAGGATCGTATCGAGCACGTCCTCCGGCAAATCTTCGACCGGCGTCGAGGCCTTGCAACGGCGCGAGCGCAACAGCCGCTCGACCTGCTGCATGTAGTACGGGTTGGTCGAGGGGTAGCGGCCCGAGCCCATGTTCTTCGACCAGGGCACGATCGCGCCGTCGGCGATCGACTTGGTGCGGTCGGGGATGACCTTCCACGGATCGATCTCGATCTTCACGCCCAGGCCGCTGCACGCCGGACACGCGCCGTAGGGCGAGTTGAACGAGAACAGGCGCGGCTCGAGCTCCTGGAACGAGATGCCGCAGTACGCGCAGGCGAACGACTCGCTGAAGGTCGCTTCGACCCACTGCTCGTTGTTGCTCTTGGTGGTGCCTTCGTTGACCTTGCCCTGGTAGAGCACGGTCACGATGCCGGTCGCGAGCTTGAGCGTCGTCTCGATCGAGTCGGTCAGCCGCCCGCGCACGTCGGGCTTGACGACCAGCCGGTCGACCACGACCTCGATCGTGTGCTTGCGCTTCTTGTCGAGGTCGATCTTCTCGCGCAGCTCGCGGATCTCGCCGTCGACCCGCACGCGCGCGAAGCCCTCTTTGGCGATCTCCTCGAACAGCTTGGTGTACTCGCCCTTGCGCCCGCGCACGACCGGCGCCAGCAGCTGGATCCGCGTCCCCTCGGGAAACTGCAGGATCTGCTCGACGATCTGCTCGGCGGTCTGGGCCGAGACCTCACGCCCGCACTGGTAGCAGTGGGGCTGGCCGATGCGCGCGTAGAGCAGCCGCAGGTAGTCGTAGATCTCGGTGACCGTGCCGACCGTCGAGCGCGGGTTGCGCGAGGTCGACTTCTGGTCGATCGAGATCGCCGGCGAGAGCCCCTCGATGTAATCGACGTCGGGCTTCTCCATCTGGCCCAGGAACTGCCGGGCGTAGGACGAGAGCGACTCGACGTAGCGGCGCT
The window above is part of the Candidatus Sulfotelmatobacter sp. genome. Proteins encoded here:
- the uvrA gene encoding excinuclease ABC subunit UvrA → MPDGTTHALDAIVIKGAREHNLKNVDLTLPRNRLIVITGLSGSGKSSLAFDTIYAEGQRRYVESLSSYARQFLGQMEKPDVDYIEGLSPAISIDQKSTSRNPRSTVGTVTEIYDYLRLLYARIGQPHCYQCGREVSAQTAEQIVEQILQFPEGTRIQLLAPVVRGRKGEYTKLFEEIAKEGFARVRVDGEIRELREKIDLDKKRKHTIEVVVDRLVVKPDVRGRLTDSIETTLKLATGIVTVLYQGKVNEGTTKSNNEQWVEATFSESFACAYCGISFQELEPRLFSFNSPYGACPACSGLGVKIEIDPWKVIPDRTKSIADGAIVPWSKNMGSGRYPSTNPYYMQQVERLLRSRRCKASTPVEDLPEDVLDTILYGADRKQKFVYESRSGKQWEYESQFEGVINNLQRRHSETSSDYVKEEIEKYMSASTCKVCQGARLKPEALGVFVAGKNIHETTTMSVEAAAAFFADLTTTEREQKIAHQILKEIRARLGFLQNVGLGYLNLSRTATTLSGGESQRIRLATQIGSSLVGVLYILDEPSIGLHQRDNDRLLATLETLRDIGNTLIVIEHDEDTMRAADVIVDIGPGAGAEGGHVLSVGDIAQIEANPRSLTGAYLSGRQFIAIPKHRRKPRSLLTVVNAKANNLRGIDVEIPLGVFTCVTGVSGSGKSTLVNEVVVKALDQHLHHQPAGGTYGRVKGAEALDKMVVIDQSPIGRTPRSNPATYTGAFDLIRELYSLVPEAKMRGYTPGRFSFNVKGGRCEGCQGDGIVKIEMHFLPDVYVPCEVCHGKRYNAQTLEVKFKGKSIADVLAMRVDEAAELFATMPRIANKLKTICEVGLGYIQMGQPATQLSGGEAQRIKLATELSRRATGRTFYVLDEPTTGLHFADIHKLLDVLQRLVGMGNTVLVIEHNLDVIKTADYLIDLGPEGGDRGGTIVATGTPEDVAANPESHTGTYLRGVLSDERALGRIHADPARIAELERENRAQLDDLAQNGRVPVEA